A genomic segment from Chanos chanos chromosome 2, fChaCha1.1, whole genome shotgun sequence encodes:
- the LOC115805796 gene encoding adenosine receptor A3: MDPLLANLSELWGTGALVSLFRNPNHTESGSAGPGADQALAPLCTVCCCGLLNRTLAVVFMVTLAFAIVVGNVVTLTVFMQTRQSRTPQGYLKVSLAIADMMVGVLVVPFSIYTEISLMVTSAPPAWYQGGSPASKGGMFGPWQPCMLIGPVFAGCTFVSISTIFLMTVERSVAILRPLHKDTLVTRRRTLFLILLSWAGSFLLAMAPLILSDNFTLEYNECSRMCNYAPLWDGSQLPPDANILLLFPAFDFTLLGGTLAVNILSFTSIQRYTRKRKLLSEGSLGPEAGGGCQHRPSFSDIKAAKTIGILTFAFTASFSPIAVFVLGNVVGYTWCNFSFFAFWILTSNSCCNVIIYSVRDQRFRKGVTLLFHRDRSPPHSEKS, translated from the exons ATGGACCCCCTCTTGGCAAACCTCAGTGAGCTGTGGGGGACGGGGGCGCTGGTGAGCCTCTTTAGGAACCCTAACCATACAGAGAGTGGATCTGCAGGCCCTGGGGCTGACCAAGCCCTGGCTCCTCTCTGCACTGTCTGCTGCTGTGGACTGCTAAACCGTACTCTGGCTGTGGTGTTCATGGTTACTTTGGCCTTCGCCATCGTTGTTGGCAACGTGGTCACGCTTACCGTCTTCATGCAGACACGCCAATCCCGCACACCCCAAGGCTACCTCAAAG TGTCTCTGGCTATTGCTGACATGATGGTTGGTGTCCTGGTGGTGCCTTTCTCCATCTACACTGAGATCTCTCTCATGGTGACCAGTGCACCACCTGCGTGGTACCAAGGGGGATCCCCAGCCTCAAAGGGAGGGATGTTCGGACCCTGGCAGCCTTGCATGCTGATTGGTCCAGTGTTTGCTGGCTGTACCTTTGTCTCTATCAGCACCATATTTCTGATGACGGTGGAGCGGAGTGTGGCCATCCTGAGACCTCTTCACAAAGACACGCTGGTGACACGGCGCCGGACACTCTTCCTTATCCTCCTTTCCTGGGCTGGCAGCTTCCTTTTGGCAATGGCACCACTTATCCTCAGTGACAACTTCACGCTGGAGTACAATGAATGCAGTCGTATGTGTAACTATGCTCCACTGTGGGACGGATCCCAACTGCCCCCTGACGCCAACATTTTACTGCTCTTTCCTGCCTTTGACTTCACACTTCTGGGTGGTACTCTTGCTGTTAATATCTTGTCCTTCACCAGCATCCAACGATACACGCGCAAACGCAAACTCCTCTCAGAGGGCAGTCTTGGGCCAGAGGCGGGAGGTGGCTGCCAACACAGACCTTCCTTTTCAGACATTAAAGCAGCTAAGACCATTGGCATACTGACATTTGCCTTCACCGCTTCCTTCTCTCCCATTGCAGTGTTTGTTCTGGGTAACGTGGTGGGCTACACCTGGTGtaacttctctttctttgctttctgGATCCTGACGTCCAACAGTTGCTGTAACGTGATTATTTATAGCGTGAGGGACCAGCGTTTTAGGAAAGGCGTGACACTGCTCTTTCATAGGGACAGGTCACCCCCTCACTCTGAGAAGAGTTAA
- the hp gene encoding haptoglobin isoform X1, with the protein MTWLSLAVFLLGSLVCLPDESLAMAVNKEHVSGLRMADAHSSLRSRRMVGGSLGTVPWQAMVYLSEGALDGGFAGGALIADRWVLTAGRNLFVRKSREHTKGKEPIIPKVYLGMSNRKKAKDAEVAVEKVFLHPEFQNVSEWDNDLALIKLKEPVSYSDSIMPIPLPEGGEEPALKEGEKGVIAGWGWGALLTPAEILKFLALPIASQSECRAEYQDRGEVSRPNVDDKMFCTGPTKFQENVCFGDAGGALVLKDPRDSSVYAAGILSFDKSCTSEKHAVYTKISAYLPWIHSVMRGDTEKFSALRTSIVTEMLAKGA; encoded by the exons atgACATG GTTATCTCTGGCTGTCTTCCTCTTGGGCTCTCTGGTCTGTCTGCCAGATGAGTCTCTAGCCATGGCAGTAAACAAAGAACATGTTTCAG GCCTCAGGATGGCAGATGCTCATTCATCCCTGCGCTCTAGGCGAATGGTGGGGGGATCTCTGGGCACCGTCCCATGGCAGGCAATGGTTTATCTCAGTGAGGGTGCGCTGGATGGGGGCTTCGCTGGTGGAGCTCTCATAGCTGATCGCTGGGTTTTGACTGCTGGAAGAAATCTCTTTGTGAGGAAGAGTCGTGAGCACACCAAAGGAAAAGAGCCCATCATCCCAAAAGTATACTTGGGTATGTCAAACCGCAAAAAGGCCAAAGACGCAGAAGTTGCCGTAGAGAAG GTATTCCTGCACCCTGAGTTCCAGAATGTGTCTGAATGGGACAATGATTTGGCTCTGATCAAGCTGAAGGAGCCGGTCAGCTACAGTGACTCCATTATGCCCATCCCATTGCCCGAGGGGGGAGAGGAACCTGccctgaaggagggagagaaaggcgTTATTGCTGGATGGGGCTGGGGAGCACTTTTGACACCTGCTGAAATCCTCAAATTTCTTGCTCTTCCTATTGCCTCCCAAAGCGAATGCCGAGCTGAGTATCAGGATAGAGGGGAGGTCAGCAGACCAAACGTCGATGATAAAATGTTCTGCACAGGACCAACCAAATTCCAGGAGAATGTGTGCTTTGGAGATGCAGGAGGTGCACTGGTGCTCAAGGACCCAAGAGACAGCAGTGTATATGCAGCTGGCATACTCTCTTTTGATAAGTCCTGTACTTCAGAGAAGCATGCTGTTTACACCAAAATATCTGCCTACCTTCCATGGATCCACAGTGTTATGAGAGGAGACACTGAGAAATTCTCTGCTCTCCGTACTTCCATAGTAACTGAGATGTTGGCAAAAGGGGCATAA
- the hp gene encoding haptoglobin isoform X2, which yields MTWLSLAVFLLGSLVCLPDESLAMAVNKEHVSGNTHSSLRSRRMVGGSLGTVPWQAMVYLSEGALDGGFAGGALIADRWVLTAGRNLFVRKSREHTKGKEPIIPKVYLGMSNRKKAKDAEVAVEKVFLHPEFQNVSEWDNDLALIKLKEPVSYSDSIMPIPLPEGGEEPALKEGEKGVIAGWGWGALLTPAEILKFLALPIASQSECRAEYQDRGEVSRPNVDDKMFCTGPTKFQENVCFGDAGGALVLKDPRDSSVYAAGILSFDKSCTSEKHAVYTKISAYLPWIHSVMRGDTEKFSALRTSIVTEMLAKGA from the exons atgACATG GTTATCTCTGGCTGTCTTCCTCTTGGGCTCTCTGGTCTGTCTGCCAGATGAGTCTCTAGCCATGGCAGTAAACAAAGAACATGTTTCAGGTAATA CTCATTCATCCCTGCGCTCTAGGCGAATGGTGGGGGGATCTCTGGGCACCGTCCCATGGCAGGCAATGGTTTATCTCAGTGAGGGTGCGCTGGATGGGGGCTTCGCTGGTGGAGCTCTCATAGCTGATCGCTGGGTTTTGACTGCTGGAAGAAATCTCTTTGTGAGGAAGAGTCGTGAGCACACCAAAGGAAAAGAGCCCATCATCCCAAAAGTATACTTGGGTATGTCAAACCGCAAAAAGGCCAAAGACGCAGAAGTTGCCGTAGAGAAG GTATTCCTGCACCCTGAGTTCCAGAATGTGTCTGAATGGGACAATGATTTGGCTCTGATCAAGCTGAAGGAGCCGGTCAGCTACAGTGACTCCATTATGCCCATCCCATTGCCCGAGGGGGGAGAGGAACCTGccctgaaggagggagagaaaggcgTTATTGCTGGATGGGGCTGGGGAGCACTTTTGACACCTGCTGAAATCCTCAAATTTCTTGCTCTTCCTATTGCCTCCCAAAGCGAATGCCGAGCTGAGTATCAGGATAGAGGGGAGGTCAGCAGACCAAACGTCGATGATAAAATGTTCTGCACAGGACCAACCAAATTCCAGGAGAATGTGTGCTTTGGAGATGCAGGAGGTGCACTGGTGCTCAAGGACCCAAGAGACAGCAGTGTATATGCAGCTGGCATACTCTCTTTTGATAAGTCCTGTACTTCAGAGAAGCATGCTGTTTACACCAAAATATCTGCCTACCTTCCATGGATCCACAGTGTTATGAGAGGAGACACTGAGAAATTCTCTGCTCTCCGTACTTCCATAGTAACTGAGATGTTGGCAAAAGGGGCATAA
- the sult5a1 gene encoding sulfotransferase family 5A, member 1: MSRLDVTECYQGISFCGHLHTQESLQYATNFQFQDTDTLIVTYPKSGTTWMQQIVSLVSSHGDATRVQTEPNWSRAPWLEQYYFCDLLKVQQGPRLITTHLPYHLLASALQGSKAKVIYVARNPKDVAVSYYHFHKMANFLPDPGTFEEFLNAFLDGTVHFGSWFSHVKGWTNNANNVKNFLYITYEEMWQDLRGSVEKVSRFLRIPLQDQELAAAEKHCCFSSMQGNSMVNYTLIPQEIMDHSKGKFMRKGKIGDWKNMFSEEQSRLFDAVLRTQLSESSLTFVWECAEESTILHDSKNTEAPARRVA, translated from the exons ATGTCTCGGCTTGACGTTACAGAGTGCTACCAAGGCATCTCCTTCTGTggacatctgcacacacaggagTCTCTCCAATACGCCACTAATTTTCAGTTCCAGGACACAGACACTCTGATTGTCACCTACCCCAAATCAG GAACCACATGGATGCAGCAAATTGTCAGTCTTGTATCCAGTCACGGAGATGCCACTAGAGTCCAGACGGAGCCTAATTGGTCACGGGCTCCTTGGCTAGAACAGTACTACTTCTGTGATCTTCTGAAGGTTCAGCAAGGGCCCCGTCTCATCACAACTCACCTGCCCTATCACCTGCTAGCCTCAGCTTTGCAGGGCTCCAAGGCAAAG GTAATTTATGTTGCAAGAAATCCCAAAGACGTGGCTGTTTCCTACTATCATTTCCACAAGATGGCCAATTTCCTACCTGATCCTGGGACATTTGAAGAATTTCTTAATGCTTTTCTGGATGGAACAG TACATTTTGGATCCTGGTTCAGTCATGTGAAAGGTTGGACCAATAATGCAAATAACGTCAAGAACTTCCTCTACATCACATACGAGGAGATGTGGCAG GACCTACGAGGCTCTGTAGAAAAAGTGAGCCGCTTCCTAAGGATCCCTCTTCAGGACCAGGAGCTTGCCGCTGCAGAGAAGCACTGTTGTTTCAGCAGTATGCAGGGAAACTCCATGGTGAACTACACACTCATTCCCCAAGAGATCATGGACCACAGCAAGGGGAAATTCATGAGAAAAG gGAAAATTGGGGACTGGAAGAACATGTTCTCAGAAGAACAGAGCCGTCTCTTTGATGCAGTGCTCAGAACCCAGCTGTCAGAGTCCAGTCTGACATTTGTTTGGGAGTGTGCTGAAGAGAGCACAATTCTGcatgacagcaaaaacacagaggcaccTGCTCGCCGTGTAGCATAA